One segment of Vibrio agarivorans DNA contains the following:
- a CDS encoding MATE family efflux transporter yields MSKAQNLDKRMSIVALAWPILIEILLRTALGTSDVFMLSGYSDKAVSAVGVITQITFFLIIVSTFVSSGTGILIARYNGEGRTADSTHVGVASVWLSFVVGALLSVLAIVVALYFLPLYGLEAQVEQYAEEYLLISGALTFNVTIGVVLTTILRSHGYSRSPMVVNLISGVLNVAGNYVALYQPFGLPIYGVQGVAVATVVSQMIGTLLLVVIVMRSSIELPLSKGKEVPKPIYKSILKIGGMNGGEVLSYNMAQICIVYFVVQMGTSSLAAFTYAQNIARFSFAFALAVGQASQIQAGYYIGRGWVDSIYKKVHTYFFIGFAVSVSMTMIFYFNRDLILPVFTDQQEILLLASSLLLGSILLEGGRVFNLIYISALKGAGDVKFPVQMGVLSMWGLSVTMSYILGIHWGFGVIGAWMATALDEWVRGIIMAYRWRSRCWVNAKI; encoded by the coding sequence ATGTCAAAAGCTCAAAACCTCGATAAAAGAATGTCCATTGTGGCTTTAGCATGGCCGATTCTTATCGAAATTCTATTACGTACTGCGCTAGGGACCAGCGATGTATTCATGCTGAGTGGGTATTCCGACAAAGCCGTTTCGGCGGTTGGGGTGATCACTCAGATTACGTTTTTCTTAATCATTGTCTCTACATTTGTCAGCAGCGGTACCGGGATCTTAATCGCACGCTACAACGGTGAGGGACGCACGGCCGATTCAACCCATGTGGGTGTCGCGAGTGTTTGGTTGTCATTTGTGGTGGGTGCGCTGCTCAGCGTATTGGCCATCGTAGTCGCGCTCTATTTCTTGCCACTGTATGGACTTGAAGCCCAAGTTGAGCAGTATGCGGAAGAGTATCTACTTATCAGTGGCGCGCTGACCTTTAATGTCACCATCGGGGTTGTATTGACCACGATTTTGCGCAGCCACGGCTATTCACGTTCGCCAATGGTCGTGAACCTAATCAGTGGTGTGCTCAACGTCGCAGGTAACTACGTTGCACTCTATCAGCCTTTTGGCTTGCCTATTTATGGTGTTCAAGGTGTCGCAGTTGCCACTGTTGTCAGCCAAATGATCGGCACACTTCTGCTCGTTGTGATTGTGATGCGCAGTTCGATTGAACTGCCACTGAGCAAGGGTAAAGAGGTGCCTAAACCAATCTACAAGAGTATCTTGAAGATTGGCGGTATGAACGGCGGCGAAGTGCTGTCATACAACATGGCGCAAATCTGTATCGTATATTTTGTTGTGCAGATGGGCACGTCATCTCTAGCGGCGTTCACCTATGCGCAAAACATCGCTCGTTTTTCGTTTGCTTTTGCATTGGCTGTTGGTCAAGCATCGCAAATTCAGGCGGGCTACTACATTGGACGCGGTTGGGTAGACTCGATCTACAAGAAAGTACATACCTACTTCTTTATCGGTTTTGCTGTATCCGTCTCGATGACAATGATTTTCTACTTTAATCGTGACCTAATTCTGCCAGTGTTTACTGATCAGCAAGAAATTTTGCTGCTGGCATCTTCATTGCTGCTAGGTTCAATCCTTCTGGAAGGTGGCCGTGTGTTTAACTTGATTTATATCTCGGCGCTAAAAGGCGCTGGGGATGTAAAATTTCCCGTGCAGATGGGCGTATTAAGCATGTGGGGTTTGAGTGTAACGATGAGTTATATTCTTGGCATCCACTGGGGATTTGGTGTCATTGGTGCTTGGATGGCCACCGCGCTTGATGAATGGGTACGCGGTATCATCATGGCCTATCGCTGGCGTTCACGCTGCTGGGTGAATGCGAAAATCTAG
- a CDS encoding Dps family protein: protein MTTNFIGLDNQKSQQLAHELNTLLAHYQVLYMNARGYHWNIKGEAFFELHVKFEEIYTDLQTKIDELAERILTLGHTPDHAFSRYLEVSAITEHQNATQGKECVAGLVDGFGQLLVIQRNILDQAGDASDEGTAALMGDYIREQEKLMWMLNAYLQ, encoded by the coding sequence ATGACGACGAATTTTATCGGACTAGACAATCAAAAATCACAACAGCTTGCACATGAGCTCAATACCCTACTTGCGCATTACCAAGTGCTGTATATGAACGCTCGCGGCTACCATTGGAACATCAAAGGCGAGGCGTTTTTTGAGCTTCACGTGAAGTTTGAAGAGATCTACACCGATCTACAAACCAAAATCGATGAGCTCGCAGAGCGCATCCTAACGCTAGGCCACACTCCTGATCACGCCTTCAGTCGCTACCTAGAAGTAAGCGCGATTACAGAGCACCAGAATGCGACACAAGGTAAAGAGTGCGTAGCAGGATTGGTTGATGGGTTTGGCCAACTGCTGGTTATTCAGCGTAATATCCTAGACCAAGCAGGTGATGCTTCAGATGAAGGTACCGCAGCCTTGATGGGTGACTACATCCGCGAGCAAGAGAAGCTGATGTGGATGTTGAATGCTTATTTGCAGTAG
- a CDS encoding outer membrane beta-barrel protein — MRKSLALALFLIPTLANASIRFEYGLSSFNGTDGASSIAQQDTEYSDGYSVGIGYELNRVMGFYLSKTGGNKFSFREGGGANYFEHRNDVSTTFIGTDIGYTFGQKVTFKPYAALGYNWMKESLHTTEVELDEVISASSVTTKESSFFYGVGARVAYKFVSIDASLLQPAKSTSIWGSDDKTISKLAFGVRF, encoded by the coding sequence ATGCGTAAATCGTTAGCCCTTGCTCTATTTCTTATTCCAACCCTAGCCAATGCATCTATTCGGTTTGAATATGGGCTAAGTAGCTTCAACGGAACAGACGGCGCCTCGTCGATCGCCCAGCAAGATACGGAATACTCTGATGGCTACTCGGTGGGTATCGGCTATGAACTTAATCGAGTGATGGGCTTTTACCTTTCTAAAACAGGTGGCAACAAGTTTTCCTTTCGAGAGGGAGGAGGGGCTAATTATTTTGAGCACCGTAACGATGTATCAACCACCTTTATCGGCACTGACATTGGTTACACCTTTGGTCAGAAGGTGACTTTTAAGCCTTATGCAGCTCTTGGCTATAACTGGATGAAAGAGAGCCTCCATACCACCGAAGTAGAACTAGACGAAGTTATCAGTGCTAGTTCAGTGACAACAAAAGAAAGCAGTTTTTTCTATGGCGTGGGTGCGCGTGTTGCCTACAAGTTCGTTAGCATTGATGCTTCTCTTTTACAGCCAGCAAAGAGCACCTCGATATGGGGTAGTGATGATAAAACCATATCAAAGTTGGCGTTTGGGGTTCGGTTTTAG